Within Thermus sp. CCB_US3_UF1, the genomic segment GCCCACTGCTATTCTGGGTATAAACGAGAAAATAACGGTTCGTTCATTAGTAGCGTTGGTGACATCCCTAAACCCCAACAACCACCCCCTCCCCCACCGCCACGCCTCCTTGCCCCGCTGCCCCCGCCCCTCGAGGCGCCCCTCCACCTCCTCGGCCCGGACCCAGTAGCGGGGCAGGGGGAGGTAAGCAGGGTCCTGGTGCTCCCCAAGGGTGGTTTCCCGGGTGTCCTCCCCGTCGTAGGTGGCGAAGCGGTGGTCGTAGTGCCAGATGAGCTTGGCCTCGTAGAGGGGCAGGTAGATCTCCTTCCCCCGCAGGAAGCGGTTGCCCTCCAGGTGGAAGCCCTGGGCCTCGAGGTCGGCCCGGGTGTGGAAGAGGTGGGAGTCGCTGGTCATGTTGAAAAGCCCCTGGCGGAAGCGTACATTCCAGGGGTTCTCCTCCGGCTCCTCCCGCCAGAGTACGGGCACCTTCTCGTAGATGGCCCGGGTGAGCTCGGCGTCCTGGCGGGTGCGGAAGACGGGGCAGGTCCTGGTGTTGGGGTTGAGGAGGGCGAAGTCCCGGGGTGCAAGGCGGAACTGGCGCACAGGGTCCTGGGCCTGGTCGGGCTGGGTGAGGAAGAAGGCCAGGCGGGCGGGTTCCGGGGAAGGGGGGCGGAGGGCGAGGACGGCGAACTTGATGCGGCTGTCTATGCCCGGGAAGAGCCTCTCCCGATTCTCAAAGTCCAGGAGGGTGGATACCTCCCCCTTTTCCACCAGGTGGGCGAAGAACTCCTTGTTGGAGTCGTCGGTGGCGATGCCCGTGGGCACGATGAGCCCCACCCGCCCCCGTGGGGAACGGAGGCGGTAGGCCAGCTCGGCGAAATACCGGTAGGTGTTGGCGTCTCCTTTGCTCGTAAGGGGGAAGCGGTTGGAGTTACGTGCAAACTGGACGGTTGTGCTGATGGAGCGGATATGTTCTTTCCACTTTTCAAAGAGATCGGGGTCTGTTTGTGAAAGCTTTTCTATGGTCTCCTTACGCTTTTTTCCTGGGAGGGCGGCAATATGGGGAGCTCTTTCAGCAAAGAATTCCTCTTCTTTAGGCTCCATAACCTCCCACGGCGGGTTCCCAAGGACCACATCAAACCCACCCGCCCTGAAGACCTCGGGGAACTCCAGCCACCAGTGGAAGAAGCGGTGCCGGCGCTTGGCTACCTGGATGGCGGCCAGGGTAGGTGGGTTCAGGTAGGAACTTTGGCCAAGTTGCTCCAAAGAAGCCCGGCTTTGTTGCGCAAGCCAGTTGAGCCCTTCGGCGTCGGGAAGGCGCACCCCAGGAGCTGGGCGAAGGAAGAAGGCGGCTGTCCAGTAGTCGGCGAAAAGCTCCATCTTACGCACTTCCTCGCTTTCGCGCCACGCCTGGTAGCGGCGCCGCTTTTCCTCCACCTGCTCGGCGCTTTCCTCTTCAAAGTCCAGGAAGGGTGGGCTGGGGGGCGCGAAAAGCAGGGTGCCCCCTCCGGGTCCGAAGCGCAGGGACTTGCGCACCTCTTTGGGAATGTCCTCCCGGTCGTAAGCCTCTTTGGGTATACCCTTCTCCAGGAAGTCCTGGGGGGCGCCTACCAAGGAGTTGCCCACCTTTAGGTGGTGGTCTAGGAAGGAAAGGGGTTTGCTCCTATCCGCCGAGGCCACCCATAGGGAAAGTTTGGCCAGCTCCACGGCCATGGGGTTGAGGTCCACGCCATAAAGGCAACGGGTAGCCACCAGGTGGCGGGCGGCGTAAAGGGCTTCTGGGTCGCCCTTAGACTGACCCCTCACCTCCAGTAGCTTTTCCGCCAGGTACTCCAGGGCCGAGATGAGGAAAGCCCCGGAACCCATGGCCGGATCCACTACCTTGATGGACAGGATGGCCTCTTCCTGGCGCTCAGGGTCATCCCCCGCTGCTTTCAGCCTCTCTTCCACCACGGGGGCCAGGGCCTCCTGCACCACAAGCTGGACCAGCTCCCGGGGAGTGTAGTAACTTCCCGAAAGCTTTTTATCCAGAAGGTGGCTTTCCAGGGAGTACCGCCCTTCCACCAAACGGGGAGTTAGGGCAAGGATGCCCTCGTAGACGTGGCCGATTTCCTCCACCTCGAGGTCCCGGTAGTTGATGCGCTCCAGGGCTCCCTCCCGTTCCAAGTGGGTTAGGTGGCGGATGGCCCGCAGGAGCTGGCTGTTGGTGGGGCGCGGAAGCTCGGGAAAGCGCGCCCGCTCCCCCGGATTGGACACCCCACCCGTGAGGATGCGAAGGTTTTCCGGGGCAAAGAGCTCCCCGTTGAGGGCCGGCACCCCCAAGCGGGCGTCCCCCCGGTAGACCAAGTGGAAGGTGAGCAGGAGCTTTTCCCAAAGGTCCGTGTTCCGGTCTTCCCCGTAGGGGTTATCCCGGGCCGCCCGCTCCCTCAAGGCGGAGATGCTGTACTCCCGTTCGTAAACCCAAGAAAGCTCGCCCCCGGTGGGGATAAGGCCCCGGCTTTCGGCGTAAAGCAGGAAGAGGATGCGGTACACCAGGCGCAACAGCTCGGCATGGTAGGCCGCAAGCCTCTCCGGATCGTTTAGCTCTTGCCGCAGGGACTCGTTCAGGAAGGCGTTGCCCAGGATCTCCAGGGCCTCCACCACTCCCTTGCGCAAAGCGTCCCGGGCCCGGATACCCGTCTGCCGGGCCGTCTCATAGTAACGCTCCAGGGGAGTCTTCCCGTCCTTACCCTTCTGGAAGCGGCTTGGCGATAGGAGGAGCAAGAGGATTTGAAACTCCCGCAAAGCCTGCTCACGCGGCGCCTCAAAAAGCTCCACCAAGTTGAAGGCCACGTATCCAGGCAGGGATACATGGTAATACTTGCGAAGGAGCCGCACCTCCCAGGGGGCTGCCACCACACCCCAGTCCTGGTGGGGGTGGGCGTTTAGGTAGCCCTGGACCAAGCCTTGGGGGCTTTTTTCCCGGCGGTTGGGTCGTAGGTCCAGCTCCCCCGCCACCAGATGAAGGGGGGGGGCTTCTTCCCCATCCCATCCCCGGTGGCTTATGGGGAAGGCCTGCTCACCCACCACCAGATGGCTCCGGTTGTACACGGGCTGGAAGCCCAGGGCGCGGAAAAGGGGAAGGAGCCAGGATTCCCGGGCCCGGGAGGTATCCCTTAGTTCATAAAGGGGCTTGTGGCGCTCGTAAAGGTTAAGGAGGAGGTAGAAGCGGTTTCGCAGCTCCTCCGGGGTTAGGGAAAGTTCCTTTAGGGCCTCAGGATGGCCCAAGGTTTGCAAAAACTCCTCGGTGAAAATCCCACCGGAAAGGCGAATGGCATGGAACATGCGCCACCTCCTTAGCGCAAGGCTGCTGGGGCCAACAGGGTGATGGCCAAAAGCTCGTGCCCCAGAAGCTCCAACCGGTCTAGCTCGCGAAAGGCTTCGGGAAGCGTTCCGTAGGCGCGCTCCAAGTCTCGTTTGAGGGCTTCCCGTTCCGCTTTCAGACGGGCTAGGGCCTCCTCGGCTCCCCGGCGGCCTAGGGCCTCGAGGGGGGTTCGCAAGGCATCCGCCGCCAACAGTTGGGCCTGCTCCCGGCTAAGGGCCGGCGCTGCCTTTAGGCGGGCTCGCCAGAGGGCTTCGGCCTCCTTGGGTGGCACCTCGGCGCCATCCAAAAGGCGAAGGGCGCGCCGGTAGAGGGTTTCCAGTACCTCACCCCCGGGGCCCAAAAACCGGGCCCGGAAATGGTAAAAGGCTACAGGTGGCGTGCCCAAAGGCGCCCGCAAGGCCAGAAGAGCGGTCCGCGCCCCGTCCAAATCCCGGTAGGCCCGGTAGCGTAGGTAAGACACCAGGTGCTCCACCAAGGGGTGGGATAGGTCCAGCACCTCCACCCCTAGGGGAGCCTCCGGGTCAAAGCTAAAGGGTCCGAACCTAGCCGGAAGGCCAGGCACGGCCTCTCCTGCATCCCGCTCGGCGGTGTAGGGGTCCTCTCCCCAAACGCGCCAGCCCAGGTAGCGGAGGCCGTCCAGGACAAACCCTTCCAGGGCCTTGGGGTTTCCTGCCCGCTCCAAGGCTTGCTGCAGACGCTTTTCCACGTCCGGCAGGCTAAACTCACTATGCCCGTAAAAGCCTTCCTGGACTGCGCGCCTGGCCCCTTCCAGCTCCCGGTCCTCCACCTCGGCAAAGAGGGAGGCTTGTAGACGGCGCTCCTGCCGCCAGTCTTGCTTCCAGAGGGCCTCGAGGCGCTCCCTCAAGTAGGCTTCCTCTCCGAAGAAGGCCGGGACCACCCCAAGTTCCCGCCGAATCCGCTCGGCCTTCTCCAAAAGCAAGTGGAAAACCGCCACGTCAAAGGATTGCTCGTAGTAAAAAGTACGGATCCGCACCCTTGGTTCGGGCTGGCCGAAGCGGTCAATGCGGCCATTGCGCTGCTCAAGGCGGTTGGGGTTCCAAGGAAGGTCGTAATGGATGAGCTGGGCGGCGTAGTGTTGCAGGTTGAGCCCTTCGGAAAACACATCGGTGGCTATAAGAAGGGCAGGGCTTTCCTGAGCAAAGGCCTTTAGCACCTCATCCCGGTCCTCCTCGCTCATCTCCCCATGCACGGCAAAGACGGGATAGGGCAGGTTCGGGCCCAGCTTCTCCACCAGGTACTCCAGGGTATCGCGGTAGCGGGTAAAGAGTAAGGTCCGCCCTTTACCGAAAAGGAAAGGTTGGGTGAGCAGATCCCGAAGCCTTTCCAGCTTGCTATCCTTACGCCATCCTTTTAGGTATCGGAGAAGTGTCTCCAAATAGCCCTTTTCCGCTTGGGCGCGGGCCCGGTCGGCCAGGCTGAGCTCGAGGCCCACCTCTGCTTCCTCGGGCAAAAGTCGGTCTGGGGTTGTGTCAAAAAGGGCGGCCTCCTCTTCCCCTGTGATCCCTTGCCCTTCGGTAAGGAGATTTTCCAAAAGGCCCTTGCGGCGCTCCAGGCTTCTTTCCAGCGCCCGAGGGGAACTGGTGGCCCGGCGCATGAGGTGCATGGCCAGCCAGCGACCGAGCACCGGAACCTTGGCGGGGTCCGGATCGTACACCTCGGCCTGGTAGCGGCGCACCGCCTCAAAAAGCTCCAGTTCCGCCCGGTTTGGGTTCACGGCCTCTTCCTTGGTCTCCCGTTCGGGGAAGGGGCTTTTTTTCCCTTCTTTGCGGAACCACTCCTCCACATCCTTCCTGCGCCGCTGCACCACGTGCTTTTTGGCCACCTCTCGGTCCAACGTCCCGTTTTTAAAAAGCCCTAGGCCCAAGGCATCCAAGTGCTCTAGAAGGCTATAAAAGCTTTCGGTGTAACCATTGTGGGGCGTGGCCGTGAGGAGAAGCAGATGGGGTACCCGGCGGGCCAGTTCCCGCACCAAACGGTAGCGTTCCATCTGCTTACCCTTCTCCGTGGGCGGGCGGGCGGCCATGTGGGCCTCGTCCACCAAAAGCAGGTCAAAATCTTGCAAAAGCACCAGCTGCCGCACATCGCCCTGCTTGGCGTAGTCCACGCTGGCAATGATGCGGTCAAAGTGTGCCCAGGGATTGGCCCCCGGCGGAAGGGTTCGGGCCAGCCGTTTGAGATTGGGGCCGGAAAGCACCGCGAAGTCCAAGTGGAAGAAGCGCCGCAAGGCCTCCTGCCATTGGCCGAGCAAGTGGGCAGGGGCCAGGATCAACACCCGGCGCGCCTTGTTGCGCAAAAGGAGTTCCTTGATGATAAGGCCCGCTTCCACGGTCTTGCCAAGGCCCACGTCGTCGGCGATGAGGAGGCGCACCTTGGGCTGCCGCAAGGCCATGAGAAGCGGCACAAGCTGGTAGTTGGCAGGGACCACCCGGGAGCGTTGCAGGGCTAGGAAGGGCGCATCGGCGTGGAGCGTGGCCAGGTCCAGGGCCTGGAGGAGGAGATCGTGCAGCGCCGGGTCCCCTGGCCGCTCAGGGGGGAGGCCCAGGGTGGTCAGCTCCAAGGCCTCTCCCTCCAGGGGTAGATAGAAAAGGGTTTCCTCCTCGGAGTCCACCGTCCTGGCCACAAGCACATCTCCCTGCCGCCGCTCTAAGCGGAAATCACGGCCTCGGGCGCGAAAAAGGGCCCCGGGTTGGAGCATGTCCACGTTCATCCCAAGTCCTCCTTAGTCAAGCTACCCAGGACCTACCCAGTCCATCAATCCCGTTTTTTCAGAGGGAAAAGGTCTGCCTCTGCTTTGGGGGTGGGGTTACCCCATGTGGCCTCAAAGAAAAAGCCATGCTCTGCTCTGGCAAGCTCAGAGGGGGTCAACAAGGGTCTGATCAGATGCATCTCCAGCGCCCTTGCGGGGGTATAGGTGATGATTTTGTACCGGTTTCCCGGCTCCAGCTGGTCCTCCGATTCCTTTAGGAATCTTTGCACAAGTTTCACCACCGCTTCCAGAGAAGGAGCCGGCTCTAGAACCTTTGCATCGCTCAGTATCTCCCACGTGTAGTCCCAAAACCCAGAAGGGCGGTACACCCGAACTAGAGCAATCCCTAGTATATCGCCCTTCACGGCTACTATTTCGCCCTTAAGCCCCCACTTGTTCCCTCTGAGCTCTACGGGGACATAGGTCCTAACGGAATAGATCCTCACCTCACCAATGGCTTCAAACCCCTTCTCCTCCGGTTTTGGATGAAGGCAGTAAAGCTTGAGGTTTACCATGGGGGGGCGTTCAAAGGAGCAGTACTGTCCAATATTCTCAACGAATGGTAAGGCAGCTTCTAGGATATATTCCTCGTAGGTTTTGCTGTCTGCGATTTTTCTTGGCTCCCCTTTCGGCAAGCTATCAGAATGGCCCACGACAAGGGGAACTTCTCTCCCATAGCCGAGGGCTTCCGCCTTCTCCCTTACCTCTTGGTAATCCGGAGCTACTACAACCACCTCGAGGCCCTGATGGCTCACGAGGAGGCGCCCATCAGACAAGTTTTCTACCAGTTTCAAGCTCATGGTGCCCCCTACCGCTTGTCGTCCCTCATTCCTCAGGTCCCAGCTCATACTCCCCCGTGTAGGGGTTCTGCCGAGGCTCCCAGCCCTCGGGGACGGCCTCGTAGCGCCCCGTATAGGGGTTCCACCGGTCCACCAGCCCCTCCCCCCGCTTGCGGTAGCGGCGGGTAAAGGGGGTGTAGTCCGTCTCCCGCTGCCTCCCGAACTCGTACCCCCCCTCGTACTCGTTCTGCACCGGCTCCTGGTCCTTCTCGGCGTACTCGTACCTCCCCGTGTAGGGGTTGTACCGGATGGGCATCCCCCCCACCTCCTCCCTACCCCAAAAGGCCCAGCGTCCTAAACAGGTCTTCCAGATCGTCCCCGCCCTCTATCCAGAGGAGAAACTGGCCAATCCCCGAAAAGGCGGTGGCCAGGAAGTTGCGGAGCTGGGCCTCGGTAACCCCCTCTTCCAGGTCCACATGGTAGTCCAACAAGAGCTCCCCTCCCCTGACCAAGGCCCGGGGCCAGCGCCTGGTCCCGTTCCACTCGTTGGCCTTGGCCAGGAGCTCCTCGGGCTCCATGGGCGGATGCCCCTTCACCAGGGCGATGACGGCCAGGACCTGGTTCGCCGAACCCTGAGGGGCCACGTTCACCAGGGCCATGGGGTTGGCCGAGGGGTCCTTCTTGAAAAGGACCAGGAACTCACCGTCCTCGTTCACAAGCACCTTGAGCCCCATGGCCTTCAAAGCCCTGCCGATGCGCTCCGCCGTAAGGGGTTCCACGGGTTGGACCATGCCTCACCTCCCTTGTCCTTCCCCTTCTTCCTCTTCCTCCGCCAAGGAAGCCTCGGATACCCTGGCCCTGAGGTGGGCCTTAGGGTCCTGGGCCTCCAGAACCGCCAGGAGCTCCAAAAGCCGCCCTGAGAACCCCGCCACCCGGCTCACCCCGCCCTCGGGAAAGGCCAGGGGGCCGTAGCCCGCCACGTTCACCACGTGGGCCACCCGGGAAGGGTCCTCCCCCAGCCAGCGGCGCAAGGGGGTGTAGGCGTCGTCGGCCACCTGCTCGTCGGTGAGGATGACCACCCGTGGGCCTGGGAAGGCGGGGAGGGTCCTCCTGAGGGCCTCACCCAGGTAGGTTCCACCGCCGCCTGCTTCCAGGAGGTGGCGCACCATCTGGCCCAGGGGGGCATCCGGCCCGTAGGGGAGGGGGATGGTGTGGCGGTCAAAGCCGTAGAGCTGGCCCCCCGTGGCCCGGTAGAGCAGGGCCCCCAGGGAGGCCGCGGCCAGGGCGTAGGTGGCCTGGCTCCGGGCGCTTAGGGGTTGGTACATGGACCCGGAAACGTCCACCAGGACCAGGCTCTCCCCCTGGAAGGGCAGGGAGGGAAGGGAGGCTTCCAGGGCCCCTTCCAGGGCGGAAAGGACCGCCTGGGGATACCCCAGCTCCTCCCCCTGCAGGAGGGCCTGGAGCCACTGGTAGGGGAAGAGCCCCCAACGGGCCACCCTGGGGTCCCCCAGGCGCTGGGCCAACCACGCCTGGACCCCGGGGTCCTCCAGGAGGCCGTGGCGGTGGAGGTTGTTGAGGTTGCGCACCAGGGCCAGGCCCGAGAGGTGGGGCAGGGCCTCCCGCCAGGCCTCGGGGGTGCTCCCCTTCCGGGAGAGGATCCTCTCCCAGGTGGGGCGTTCCGCCAAAAGGGTTTCCACCAAGGCCCGGGCCTCGGGCTGGGCCTCCCGGCCCCGCACCAGCCACTCGTAGACCAGGGCGTGCTCCCGGTCAGGGGCCTTGGGGTGGCAGAGGATCAGGGCGTCCCGCTGGCGAAAGCCCCGCCCCTCCCAGCGGTACTTGAGGAGGGCCTGGGGACTCATGGCGTTGAGGCGCTGGGCCACGGCCCGCTTCAGGGCCTTGCGGATCCTCCACCCCTGGGCCCTGGTGTAGGCCAGGGTTTCCAGGTGCTCATCCCCGCGAAGCCATACCCTCTGGGCTGCCCCCTCGGCCACCTCCACCGGCCCCCACCAGAAAAGGTGGGCCACCAGGGCGCTGGGACCCGAGCGCAGGCCCAGGACCTGACGGGCATAGGTGGCCAACAGGGCCACGAACTCCGGGTCCTGCTGGGTGACCTCCGCGGCCAGGGCGGTGAAGCGGGCCTCCCGCTCCTCCGCCCCTTCGTAAAAGAGGTCGCCGGAAAAGAGGCTGCCGGCCACGAGGAGGAGGAGCTCCCCTTGGGGGCTTGCGGGGAACCCCCTGCCGCCCTGGTGGGTGGGGTGGACACGTGGCCCTGGGTTGAGGGGCATGGGTCACCTCCTGGGGCAAAAGCCCAGAGCCCACGACGGGGCTATAGGGTGGGCCTTTGCGGAACGCTCAGATTATCGGGGGATTTTCACCTTGGCCTGCCTGCCGCCGAACCTTCCGGGTGTTGAGGGTGCCCGGGGATGTTCGCGCCTCGGGTTTGGGTTTCCACCCTTGGCTCAGTCGGCCAGATGACTGAGAAGGAACCGACGCGCCGCGCCGCCGGGCAAGAAGAGAACCTACCACACCCCAAGCTTTCTTGCAAGAGGCCCTGGAAAGGCAAAGGGGAAAAGTGGCCTCCTACAGACATTTTTGCGAATGGGTATAGCGTGGACGTGCGTCCCCACTGGGGGCAGCAGTCCGTTCTTCCCCACAACTCGCCTTGGCCAAGACTTGGAACCTCCGGTCGTGTAAGGATTTATGTGTAAGGGTCCGTGTTTAATAGGGGGGCACACCTTAGCACGAGGAGGTGCCCCGTGGACCAGGATACCTTGCGGATCTTGCTGAGGGAAGCGGTGCGGGAGACAGTAGCCGAGGTTCTGCAGACGGTTCTGGAGCTGGACCGGACGGCCTTCTTGCAGGTGCACGGAGGCCGCAGGAACGGCTACTACCCCCGCAAGCTGGAGACCACCTTCGGCCAGGTGGACCTGAAGGTCCCTAGGGATCGGGAATCTCGGTATTACCCGGCTTTCCTTAAGCCCTACGTCCGCCGCCTGGTGGACGTGGGGGAAGTGGCGGTAGCCCTTTACGCCGCCGGGGTCAGTCAGCGCAAGGCGGCCGAGATACTGAGCCTGCTCTTAGGCCACCGCTACTCCCACGAGACCCTGAGCGCCCTGACGGACGAGGTCCTGGAGGCGGCAGGAGCCTTCCGCACCCGGCCTTTGCCCGAGGAGATGGCCTTCGTCTACCTGGACGGGCTTTCCCTAAAGGTCTTCAGGGAAGGAGAAGGGATCGTACGGGAAAGCGTGTATGTGGCCCTGGGCATCGCCCCTAATGGGGAGAGGCGGGTCCTGGGGTTTTGGCTGTTGCCCACGGAGAGCGCCCTGGGATGGGAGGGGGTCCTGGGGGAGCTTTGGCAGCGGGGCCTGCGGCGGGTATTGCTCTTCATCACCGACGGGCTGCCCGGGCTTCCTGAAGCGATCCGCAGGGTCTACCCTCAGGCGGAATGGCAGCGGTGCGTGGTGCACGGGGTGCGGTGGAGCCTGTCCCAGGTGCGGGCGCGGGACCGGGGCCTGCTGGCGGAGGACCTGAGGCGGGTGTACGGGGCGGAGAGCCGGGAAGAAGCTCTTGGGGCCTTGGAGGAGGTGAAGGCCGCCTGGGGTTCGCGGTACCCGGGGGTGGTGGGGCTTTGGGTACAGGATTCGGGGGCCTTCCTGCGGTTCTACGGGTACCCCAAGGTGCTTTGGCCGTACCTGCGGAGCACCAACCTGATGGAGCGGTTTATCCGGGAAGTGCGGCGGGGGACGAAGGTGCGGGACCACAAGTTTCCTAAGGAAGAGGCGGTGTACAAGCTTCTTTACCTGGAGTCGGAGAGGCAGGAAGGGAGGTGGGCAGAACGGAAACTAAAGGGGTTCTCGGAGGTGAAGGAGGTGCTGGAGAAGATGCTTCAGGAGCGGTATGCCCCCCGTACACAGACTCTTACACATAACTCTTGACACGACCCTGGGGGCGCGTCCGGCTAATGGCCGGAGGGGTTCTTGAAAAGGGTGCTCTTCGAAGCCCTGCCCTAGGGGACATGGCAATTTTGCCTTTCTCAAGGCTTAGCGGGGGTAAACCGAGGGTTTTTGCTGTGTAGATCATCTGTAGTCCCCACGCACGTGGGGATGGACCGTTCCGTGCCGCCTCCCATATCTCTCCCGCCTTGTAGTCCCCACGCACGTGGGGATGGACCGGCATCTTTCGCGAACATGGGCGGCGCCCCCCGTAGTCCCCACGCACGTGGGGATGGACCCGGGAGGGCCTCGTTCAAAACTTCCCTCCCCTCGTAGTCCCCACGCACGTGGGGATGGACCGCTATTCGGAAAGGCAAAAGGTTACCACAACCCTGGTCAACCCCTTTGAAGGGCCATCAACCCCGGACACTTTGGGAGCCGAAATAGAAACCCTACACCGTACCGAAAATCCCCATCAAGGGGGAAAGGACTATCCCTGATAGCTTGATGAGATCGTGTCTCCTCGTGCTCCGCCAAGCACCGGATGGCCTCCAGGTCCTTCTCGGTCAAGTTCATGCTGACCTGCTTCACCTTCCTTCATCCCCTTCCCCCCTCCAAGCCTGACGGGCGTGTCGCCGTGTGGATATTAGGCACATGCAGTATGTCCTAAAAGCACCCATCTGGCGAGGGGTGCCCCTGGGGGCATCTTGCCCCCACCGGGTCTAGCCCCAGACCCTACGCCACCAGGGCCTTCCTTCCCCAATGGCTTCCAGGAACTCCCGCTTTTTGAGAAGGAAAGCCTGCCCGTTCCCGCTGAAGCCGTTGTCGAAGGCCTGAAGAGGTACCAGGAAGCCAGCCTTCTCCTTATCCACCACGAAGCAGGGGATCGGCCTTCCCGTGGCGATGTCTGGGGCCTGGATTTCCCGGAAGATCTCCCTCTGTGTGTGGTACAGGTTCCGCCAGCGGGCGAGGAGGTGGGCCCGGTAGTCCCCCTTAGGACCCTCCGGAACGGAAAGCCCCATCCCCCGGAGGAAGCGCCGGGCAGGAGCCAAGGGGTCGTTCCCCTGCAAGAGGGAGGCCAGCTCGTCGGAGGTGGGAAAGGCCTCCTGCAGGAAGCGGAGGAAAAGGTCAGGGCGGATGGCCTTGAGGTGATCTTCTAGATCAGCGGAGCCCATCCCTTGGGGGAGGTGCTCGAAGGGGATGAACCAGGCCCGCCGCAGGATCTGCTCTTCGCTTCGGAAATGCTCCAGATTGGAGGTGAGGATCAGGGCCCGTCGTACCCCAGGGTCATCCCCTACCCCCTTTACCACCTGGGCCAGGCGGTTCTCCTCGGTGAGGTGCCGCGGCGGCACCTCGTCGATGGGCAAGGGGGCCCTCTCCTCTAGGTAGAGGTGGGCCTCCACGGTAGCCCCCTTGCTCCGGCCCGTCTCTTCTACCTGCCGATAGTGGCGAAAGGAAATGCCCCACGTAGCAGCGATGGCCCGGAGAATGGTGGTCTTGCCCGCTCCTGCCCGGCCCACCAAGAGGGCCACGATGGGGAAGCGGGTGGGGCTGCGCCCCTGCCGCCCTGCTTCCTCGCGCAGGAGGGGCAGGTAGGAGGAAGCGAAGCCGTACACTAGGGCTTCTCCTACGGCTTCGGCAAGGGAAGGGGAACCCCTCCTCGCTCCCTCCAGGAGGGCAGAAAGGGCCCGCAGGGTGGCCTCTACCCCCTGGGGGTCGGGGGAGAGGTCTTTGGCCAGGAGGCCTCGGTAGCGGGGTCCATCCGGAGCATACTCCAGCACGGGCACCTCCCTCAGGGCCCGCTCCACGAGACTTTGCAGGTAGGTCTCCTTGCCCCTCAAGCGGACGAGGTCCTCCGCTTTCCGCATCTCCCAGGTAAGCTCCTTCAGCGCCCTAAGCTCCGCTTCCTTTTCCCGCTCCGTCCGGTCCACCAGGGGCTTATGGGGGAGGAGGTTCACCACTACGATCCCCTTGGCCTCGGCCACCGCCCGCCTAACCTCCTCGGGGGGGAGGGCTGTGGGCATGAGGAGGAGGCTCTTCCCCTCCAAGCGTTTCCGCTCCCGCTCACCTAGGAGAGGCCTAGCCCGCTCCCTCTCCCCCTCGTACCAAGAAAGAAAGGCCTGGTAGACCTCGAGGCGGTCGGAAAAAGCGGCGATCTCCCCCTGGACCCCACTCCAAGCGCTCTGGGAAAGGTTGAGGCTACCGAGGATCGTCCGCACCCCCTTGGGGCCTTCCAGGAGATAGAGCTTGGCGTGGCTATTGGGGAGGAAGCGCACCTCGAGGCGCCGCT encodes:
- a CDS encoding N-6 DNA methylase, producing the protein MFHAIRLSGGIFTEEFLQTLGHPEALKELSLTPEELRNRFYLLLNLYERHKPLYELRDTSRARESWLLPLFRALGFQPVYNRSHLVVGEQAFPISHRGWDGEEAPPLHLVAGELDLRPNRREKSPQGLVQGYLNAHPHQDWGVVAAPWEVRLLRKYYHVSLPGYVAFNLVELFEAPREQALREFQILLLLLSPSRFQKGKDGKTPLERYYETARQTGIRARDALRKGVVEALEILGNAFLNESLRQELNDPERLAAYHAELLRLVYRILFLLYAESRGLIPTGGELSWVYEREYSISALRERAARDNPYGEDRNTDLWEKLLLTFHLVYRGDARLGVPALNGELFAPENLRILTGGVSNPGERARFPELPRPTNSQLLRAIRHLTHLEREGALERINYRDLEVEEIGHVYEGILALTPRLVEGRYSLESHLLDKKLSGSYYTPRELVQLVVQEALAPVVEERLKAAGDDPERQEEAILSIKVVDPAMGSGAFLISALEYLAEKLLEVRGQSKGDPEALYAARHLVATRCLYGVDLNPMAVELAKLSLWVASADRSKPLSFLDHHLKVGNSLVGAPQDFLEKGIPKEAYDREDIPKEVRKSLRFGPGGGTLLFAPPSPPFLDFEEESAEQVEEKRRRYQAWRESEEVRKMELFADYWTAAFFLRPAPGVRLPDAEGLNWLAQQSRASLEQLGQSSYLNPPTLAAIQVAKRRHRFFHWWLEFPEVFRAGGFDVVLGNPPWEVMEPKEEEFFAERAPHIAALPGKKRKETIEKLSQTDPDLFEKWKEHIRSISTTVQFARNSNRFPLTSKGDANTYRYFAELAYRLRSPRGRVGLIVPTGIATDDSNKEFFAHLVEKGEVSTLLDFENRERLFPGIDSRIKFAVLALRPPSPEPARLAFFLTQPDQAQDPVRQFRLAPRDFALLNPNTRTCPVFRTRQDAELTRAIYEKVPVLWREEPEENPWNVRFRQGLFNMTSDSHLFHTRADLEAQGFHLEGNRFLRGKEIYLPLYEAKLIWHYDHRFATYDGEDTRETTLGEHQDPAYLPLPRYWVRAEEVEGRLEGRGQRGKEAWRWGRGWLLGFRDVTNATNERTVIFSFIPRIAVGHTVPLIQSTYSAVLQLALLSSFNNLVLDFLARQKVGGTHLTFHLLKQFPVLPPSTYGPQDLLFIVPRVLELTYTAWDLAPLAQEVWQEASPELRQALLAQHQANGGHPDAPPPWVQGPYPFPPFRFDEGRRALLRAELDAYYARLYGLNRKQLRYILDPQDLTPKELADILSDIEEVADPLDEREYRKRRERSSFPGETFRVLRDKEEKRYGEYRTRRLVLEAWTKLHTKG
- a CDS encoding helicase-related protein, which encodes MNVDMLQPGALFRARGRDFRLERRQGDVLVARTVDSEEETLFYLPLEGEALELTTLGLPPERPGDPALHDLLLQALDLATLHADAPFLALQRSRVVPANYQLVPLLMALRQPKVRLLIADDVGLGKTVEAGLIIKELLLRNKARRVLILAPAHLLGQWQEALRRFFHLDFAVLSGPNLKRLARTLPPGANPWAHFDRIIASVDYAKQGDVRQLVLLQDFDLLLVDEAHMAARPPTEKGKQMERYRLVRELARRVPHLLLLTATPHNGYTESFYSLLEHLDALGLGLFKNGTLDREVAKKHVVQRRRKDVEEWFRKEGKKSPFPERETKEEAVNPNRAELELFEAVRRYQAEVYDPDPAKVPVLGRWLAMHLMRRATSSPRALERSLERRKGLLENLLTEGQGITGEEEAALFDTTPDRLLPEEAEVGLELSLADRARAQAEKGYLETLLRYLKGWRKDSKLERLRDLLTQPFLFGKGRTLLFTRYRDTLEYLVEKLGPNLPYPVFAVHGEMSEEDRDEVLKAFAQESPALLIATDVFSEGLNLQHYAAQLIHYDLPWNPNRLEQRNGRIDRFGQPEPRVRIRTFYYEQSFDVAVFHLLLEKAERIRRELGVVPAFFGEEAYLRERLEALWKQDWRQERRLQASLFAEVEDRELEGARRAVQEGFYGHSEFSLPDVEKRLQQALERAGNPKALEGFVLDGLRYLGWRVWGEDPYTAERDAGEAVPGLPARFGPFSFDPEAPLGVEVLDLSHPLVEHLVSYLRYRAYRDLDGARTALLALRAPLGTPPVAFYHFRARFLGPGGEVLETLYRRALRLLDGAEVPPKEAEALWRARLKAAPALSREQAQLLAADALRTPLEALGRRGAEEALARLKAEREALKRDLERAYGTLPEAFRELDRLELLGHELLAITLLAPAALR
- a CDS encoding YbjN domain-containing protein translates to MVQPVEPLTAERIGRALKAMGLKVLVNEDGEFLVLFKKDPSANPMALVNVAPQGSANQVLAVIALVKGHPPMEPEELLAKANEWNGTRRWPRALVRGGELLLDYHVDLEEGVTEAQLRNFLATAFSGIGQFLLWIEGGDDLEDLFRTLGLLG